A window of the Vigna angularis cultivar LongXiaoDou No.4 chromosome 3, ASM1680809v1, whole genome shotgun sequence genome harbors these coding sequences:
- the LOC108325529 gene encoding protein LITTLE ZIPPER 3: MERLNSKLYLQNCYIMKENERLRKKAQLLNQENQALLSELKQKLSKGNQKANAPNNILDLSLNSSGSQNPSSSSN; this comes from the coding sequence ATGGAGAGGTTGAACTCAAAGCTGTACCTGCAGAACTGTTACATAATGAAAGAGAACGAGAGACTAAGGAAGAAGGCACAGCTTCTTAATCAAGAGAACCAGGCACTGTTGTCTGAGCTCAAACAGAAACTCTCCAAGGGAAATCAGAAAGCTAATGCTCCAAACAACATTCTTGACCTGAGTCTGAACTCAAGTGGCAGTCAAAATCCTTCTAGTTCCTCCAACTAA